In Haematobia irritans isolate KBUSLIRL chromosome 1, ASM5000362v1, whole genome shotgun sequence, a genomic segment contains:
- the Ama gene encoding amalgam: protein MHSSSGLNNACVGLFVLGTIVIGSVVATTAPVISDITPDLVASVGDDIEFNCTVENVGRMSVSWAKRTSEIGSVVLSMRNILSLSDPRYTIVETLDDKANRATYTFKITKIESTDMGAYECQVILTATDKITKKLNLSIKHPAIISEERTPKSMLVTEGQNLEVNCYADGFPQPTISWERESRGIMPAGGNSLDGPSLRIKEAHRLDRGGYYCIASNGVGQPDRRLIRIEVEFRPQISVQRPKIAQMLNHAAELECTVQAYPAPAVFWYRNGSKLQSNSNYEISNTASSHEATTSVLRIKNINELDFGDYYCNATNKLGHADARLHLFQPVIPVPSM, encoded by the coding sequence ATGCATTCCTCCTCTGGCTTGAACAATGCATGCGTGGGTTTATTTGTTTTGGGGACTATAGTGATAGGTAGTGTGGTGGCCACCACAGCACCTGTTATCAGTGATATTACCCCTGATTTGGTGGCCAGTGTTGGTGATGATATCGAATTCAATTGTACCGTGGAAAATGTGGGCCGTATGTCTGTGAGTTGGGCAAAGCGTACCAGTGAAATTGGTTCGGTGGTATTATCGATGCGTAACATACTCAGTTTAAGTGATCCCCGTTATACCATAGTGGAAACTCTCGACGATAAGGCCAATCGGGCCACATATACCTTTAAGATAACCAAAATTGAATCGACCGATATGGGGGCCTATGAATGTCAGGTCATTCTCACGGCCACCgataaaattaccaaaaaactcAATTTATCCATTAAACATCCGGCCATTATATCGGAGGAGCGTACTCCCAAGTCTATGTTGGTTACAGAGGGACaaaatttagaagtaaattgttATGCTGATGGTTTCCCTCAGCCCACCATATCATGGGAACGTGAAAGTCGTGGAATTATGCCGGCTGGAGGCAATAGCTTGGATGGTCCCAGTCTACGCATTAAGGAAGCCCATCGTTTGGATCGTGGTGGCTATTATTGCATTGCTTCCAATGGTGTGGGTCAACCCGATCGTCGCCTTATACGTATAGAAGTTGAATTCCGCCCACAAATCTCAGTACAACGTCCCAAAATTGCCCAAATGCTAAATCATGCCGCAGAGCTAGAGTGTACCGTTCAGGCCTATCCTGCTCCTGCTGTATTCTGGTATCGCAATGGTTCCAAACTTCAATCGAATTCGAACTATGAAATTTCCAATACGGCATCCTCGCATGAGGCCACCACCTCGGTTTTGCGCATCAAGAACATCAATGAATTGGACTTTGGTGATTATTATTGCAATGCCACCAATAAATTGGGCCATGCCGATGCTCGGCTACATCTTTTCCAGCCTGTTATTCCAGTGCCTTCCATGTAG